A segment of the Aptenodytes patagonicus chromosome 3, bAptPat1.pri.cur, whole genome shotgun sequence genome:
TTTCTTACCTTGCAGATGGAAGCCCGTGATTCTGAAACAACCAacgtattttaaaaatactaatcaaGTTtcagttgttggggtttttttttaattattccttacAGATTCTATGTGGACATATATTGCACAAAAGATAGGCGTTTTCTCACTATCAACAGCAACAGCAAGACAACCTCGGAAGTTTGGCTGGTTGACTGTAGACATCCTTTTAAGTTACCTGCTCTTGTACAAGCACGAACAAAAGGGATCATTTACCACATTGAGCACAGAAATGACGAGTTATATATTCTTACTACATACGGAGAACCTGCAGAATATAAGGTAATTTTAACTGATAATAAGATTCATAGGATTCATTCAGATACCTGTTGCAGATCATACAGAAATAGTAAGGCTGGCTTTTAATTCTGTGGTTCACGGCTTACTGAAATTTAAGAGAATTAGAGCGCGCTGCATGGATTGAAAGACTGATAGTAGTACACCGAGTCTCGCCTGTAGCATGCCAATTTGATTCTAACTCCTTTGGCAACATCAAAAAATGAGTATACTTTAACAGTTGTTTCCCCTATATTAAATTTTAAGTTAGTGATCTCAGTCTGTACAACCAAACCACCTACagttctgctggccacactgaaAGCACTTACTGCATGAAAATCTTCTATAGCTTAATCTATGAGAATTGAACTTTTCCAAATGTTACTGAATTGTTCTTCCATTTTGCCCAagtaaaaggaatttaaaaaccTCAAGTTTTAGTCaggcaaccccccccccaatacaAACTAGTaattttttgcaataaaaatgttgCATGAGAGCACCTATATGTCTGTACATCTCATTTGTAACTCTTACTACATCTTAGTAATGCAagattgttttttggttttatagTTGATGAAGGCACCAGTAGCTTCCAGTGGCATGGAGAACTGGCAGTTAGTTTATGCACTGGAGGAGAAAACCAAGCTAGTAGACTTGGAGATGTTCAGTGATCACTGTATTATGTTCCTGAAGAATGCTGGTCATCTTTACTTAAGtgtgatttcttttgtttcacattCAGTTCAGTCAATAAAGGTATGTTTTAACTTGGCTTAAGCAGCATAATCTTTTTCCAgtactatttcatttttttttaacataacattATAATGAAAGCAAAGATAAATTCCAAGAGTAGAAGTGGTTTGGAAACTATAATACTGCCAAGTTTGTCCTTATAACTAATTGTATTACCTGTGGCTGTTCTTCAGGATTTCATGTGGTGGCTTATTGTAGCACTTCGACAGTTAGAGAGCAGCTATCCTATGAGTCAGTTATTTCTTCAGCTTATTACTGTCAAGCTCTTTACAATATCGCTGATTTCTAGTGTAAAATAGGACTTGATTCCCTAAACACTCTACTTAGTTTTACTGGGCCTATTTTTGGTTACACTCATCAGTGTAAGCAAGGAAATATGCCTGGCCCTCCCACAGAAGAAAGATTAGAACATTCAGAAGACAAATACAGACACTGTCCCATAATAAATGGGAAGAGTTGATATTGCAGTACAATTTGTGCAAAGTATTTCTTCCCTTGTCTAGTTGTTGCTAAATACTTGTGGATTAAAAACAAAGTGACTCAATTCAAAACCATGATTTCTGGAGACCATTCGGACAAAATATTTAATTGATTTGTTGCCTGAAAAATACAATCTGAACTACTCGCAAGTTTCTTGCAACAAGCTACCAATGCTGCATTCTGTAAAACTGCTACAGAAAAGGTTTTCAACAAAGTACTCTGTATGGTCTCTGAAACCTTCATTTTTGAAAATGGTTGTAGTTTATTTATTCAGAAAACGTCTGCAGTTACTCTGGAGAACTTGGACTTCTGCTGCCATTTCAGAAGTCTCTAGCAACCTTACCCAAGTAAGCAGTGGCCTGGCAGAGGGTTTGACTATGTCCCTGCTGCTCTCAAAGAATGaatcttgatttcttttattcttagcagagttaaaaatcttaaatataaTAGCAGTAAGTGTCTGAGGGTGAATGTGCCAGGAAAAGGTTTTGTTCTTCACAATGGCTGGCACTAGGAACAAAGTTAAGAGGCAGGGGTTTTCAGTGGCTTAGCATTACTGAGCTAACTCACAGCAAAAGCATAACAACTGACATGGACTTGGCTGTATAACATGTTGAAGTAGGACTGGAAATCGGAGGGGAAATaggaccaaaaaaataaaaacaatgcaggataatttcaaaaaatgtttcagtttaaaaaaaaaatctgcactaaTGCccattttaaactgaatttggatttatttttcttttttatttcattgttgaACTTGATCCAATGGCCTTAGGGGAAAAGTTCGCTGAAGTCTTTCACTTTTTGATTGTTTCACTGCTGAACTTAAAAGAAATACAGGTTGTGCTACATACAAACTGAAGATATTTAGCTTAATAttcaaaatcttttcctctgaaggACACAGTAGGCAAAATTTACAGGAGCAGTGTAAGGGTCTTACCTGAAATGCCGTGTTTTCTCAGCTACCTACGTGGGCCTGTGAATTTGAATTGGAATCTCATCCTGAACATACCACCGGCACTTGCTATTTTCAGCTCACCTCCCCAGTACACCCCCCTAAGCATTTTGCATATTcgtttaaagaaaataatctcattGAACAAGCTGTGCAAGAGGTACCAATTATTACGAATTGTCACACTACACGTTTACTAGCTAAAAGCAAGGTAagattttttcagtccttttcccATTCCCtttattcttcccttcctccccacccatttaaagaaaatacatttggcaaGGCATAGAGATTAAAAAATGTGAAGAGCGGTTGGTGCTATAGTTACTAAACAGTGGGTGTTTTCTTCAGTGCTACagagaagaacaagaaagagtcgtgataagatttttttttttccattaacctGGATATGCCAGAGGAGATAACAATACACGATGAGTCAAGAATCTTAGTATAGTGTAACTTAGACTTGCTAGTTGATGTATGGTATCATACTCTCCATGATAAATTAAAAAGATGCCAGCTGTTGAAAAGAACACCACCCCACAACCACCTGCACAGTatagatgaagaaagaaaagttttaacaGCCTGAGTTTAAAAAATTGGAGATGTTAATAAAGAGTTTGTGCTGCAGTAAGTGGTAAACTATTTTGTTAATAATAGATATTCGTGGTGTTAAAGGGGGAAGGAAGACTTGGGTGCTTTGGTAGTTTAAAAACTCCTCAGGTGTTGcacttaaatgaattttaaactcTGCATCCATAAGCCTACACAGCAGAGGTTCAGTCTCTCGCTTTATTTTTCAAGAGTGCTTTGTACAttctaagtgaaaaaaaattactgtaatcaaaaaaccacattttaaaataaataattgaagtTTTCATTGCCATGTGTCATTAAGATTTCTGAAATGTCCTTTATTGTAAAATACTCCTTCATTTCCAGGATGAAACTTTGGTGCCAATTACAGTTTTTCATAATATGAATTCTAAAGAGCTACACAGGAAACCACTTCTGGTTCATGTATATGGAGCTTATGGCATAGATTTGAACATGAGCTTTAAAGAAGAGAAGCTGATGTTAATTGAAGAGGGTTGGATATTAGCATATTGCCATGTCAGGTGAGTCaaatataaaatggaattaaGATTTTAATCTGTGGGATATACAGCCATTTCTTGATATGCAAGTGAACAggtacagaaatttttttttcatgtagctATACCTAATTCTTCATGCTTTTCACTTCCAtctctttttagatttttttaaaaggagtttttaaacaaaaaaaataaatttatctcaggagaaaaaaattacactttcaaGACCACATACTGCATTTAAGTTTCTTAAATCAACAGGATGGTTGTATGTAACTTTCAGTCTTTTGAAGTCTTATTACTTCTTGCCTCATCTTTGCTCAAGAAAAATTTTGGTAACACGTTCAAATTGCAATGACATGCTACCTCCCTCTTTCCGAGGGCATTGTATACTAATGTTCAGTCTGCATCTTCCGAAAGCCATTTGCCTTCTACAGCAACAACGAAGCATTTAACCTGCATCTCTTGTTCTTTTATTGGCTAAATCCTCTGTCTCCAGTTTAGCTACAAACGTACTAGTTTTATAAAACCACTATGTACAATAGGCTTCATATTTTCATTGAGATAATAATTCAGTAGGTGAAGATGATAACAAAAGAATCACttttggaaggggaaggaaaggggagaatGAGCAATTGTTTGAAATACCAGTTCCAAAACAAATTCAGCATACAAATATATTAGGCCTGCTATATTTAGTGGCAAGCATTGTGCTgttcttcctcccacccctctaAGTATCTTAAGATGGAAGTCAGTCCTAGATGAAGATGGATTCTTCATCCAAAGATGAAGAATTGTGGAAGACTAATCAGTTAATTCATTTTAAACTGGAAACCTGAATAAGGAAGCTTCAGGTGGCTGAGAAGCAAAATTGTGGTTGCGTAGAAaggaatacaaataaattttaaaattctgttttacaaaATATAACATTTCAAGTAGTATTTGAAATTcacaaactaggaaaaaaaaaccccacacctaaCAGTCTCCGAATTTAAGCTACACAAGACAAATCCTGAGAGTCTCAGTGTGGAGCTGAGAAtactattttactgtttttaataaatgctAGTGTTAGTGATATAAGTATTGAAAATGTTTTAGATATTTTAATAGCTTCCTGtataaaaaaagattatattaGCATCTGATTTTGTATTGCCTACAATGACGGTGTCATTTCCTAAAATGGTGCTTTTCCTGTGAGTTCCAGGACACAAGCACACAAGGGCACAGAGTGCCCTTATGCAGTTAGGATTTTCACCAATCATCACgtacagatttttttgtttgcatgttgTGTATTTTGGCCATAAAGGAGGGTAAAGACAAGAATAGAGAAAAGAAGAGTTAATTGGAAAGGCATACTATGGTTTTGCGAttctgtggctgctgctgtcCTCTCACTATCTGAAGCTTTGCCATGTGATGTTTTCCGAAGAGACTCCAATTTGAATCGCTTTAAATTTCAGGGGTGGAGGAGAGCTAGGCCTTAGCTGGCACAGAGATGGATGTCAGCATAATAAACTCAAAGGTCTCCATGACCTTAAGGCTTGCATCACGCTGCTGCATGAACTAGGATTTTCTCAGCCAAAATACACAGCGCTAGCAGCTGCCAGTGCTGGAGGAGTTCTTGCAGGAGCCCTGTGCAACACTGATCCAGAACTCATCAGAGCCATGGTTTTACAGGTGAGGGGCTGCAGACCTTTTATGGATTATGAcattaaactgtattttctgcttcatgCTACCAGTTTCAGAATTGGAAACATTCCAATTCAGAATTCACTTTGTGTCCTatttgccaactttttttttttttaataacaacttCTAAGGCTCCTTTCGTAGATGTTCTAAATACAATGATGAAAACTCATCTGCCACTGACAATtgaagaacaggaagaatggGGAAATCCATTAGCAGATGAAAAATGTATGAAGTATATCAAAAGCTATTGTCCATACCAGAATATTAAGACACAGGTAAAACTATGCTTTCTGTGTGGAATACTACAGTACTAAAGTGTAGCAgtttataagaaaacaaaaagcagataactgaaatttaaaaaaaaagtctattttacGTTTTCAGTGCTTTAAACCCCAGCATTTTAGAATTGTCTTAGCTGCTGCTTTGTGTTAAAATGAATCATCAATACAAATATAAACTATTTCAGTAATAATCTTAGCAATATTTGGAGTCATAAGTGACTACTGAAATTAACCAAACACCTTCTCCTAAATAATCAATAGATTTCAAAAACTGTTTTTGTTATAGGACTGCCAGGAAGTAACAGATTATTCTATTGTATAAACAAACCTCAACATGTAAAATACGTTCTCCTTTTGTGGGGGGTTTCTCTTGTTCCACTGGGTTTTGCAGCATTTGTCACAGGAGGGAGGAGGTATTTTCCACTGACTAAATACCTTTTCAGAGGCGaacaatgaaatggaaaaggagcTATGGCTTTGATATTGTCATCTTAGAGGAAATCTTTCTCTATTTGAAGTAATGCGTTAGCTGTGTTGCATAGTTTCATTAAGTAAAATCTTTATGTATAAAAACAACTACTTTTTAGGTATGGAAAGATTGCAAAAGTAAACTTCTACTACTGTCCTAAGGTGAACCATTCCATGATTAGTACTTCCCCTTTTTTTGTAATCACCAGCAAGCAGACAGGTATCAGACCTTTCCAGTGGGGAGAGGATGTTTTTGGTTAGCTTTTGCAAGCAGATGATCCCCTAATACGAAGtaatttttcagacaaaaatactttttgcagtTAGAGTGATAAAAGTGGTTTTTTAAGAGCAGCAGGTAATTATGTAATAGATGTGGTTTTAGATAAACCATAACAAGTAGTACAGTAAGATAAATAGAGAAGAATTTGTTACTCACTTTATGAGAAAAATCAGTTGTCACGTAtgtaactggttttgttttttaatctcagTGTTATCCTTCAGTTTTTATCACGGCATATGAAAATGATCAACGGATACCACTAACAGGAATTTTACAGTATGTTCAGAAACTTAGGAAGGCTGCACTAGATCACGCCAGCAGAACAAGTAAGAAAGGTAAGAGTAAGAATATTACAGATACATGGAGTTAACTAAACCAGAATATTAGTAGTCATGTAATTAAACATCATAGAGATTGACTCCTCcttaaatgcatttgtttgtaCAATACAATCCAGTACCTAAAGCTCTGAAGTAGTTTCCATTATCTGCAAAGATGAGCTGTGCAGTCATACTGACAAATAGATAAACCTCAGCTTCTAAGATGCACTCTCCAGAGCCTTAAAAGGGACCAGATATCTCTATATTGTAGACCTGCCTGAAAATAGTTAAACCCCTATGTGTTAAATGTTAATAGTGACAAACCACAACAGGCTCAGAAAACCctctgagatgaaaaaaaatgaggactgggagaatgagtTGGGCTCAGTCTTTCCTAGGCCTCAACATACGGCAAGTGTTGGACAGGGCTGGGTGAACCCATACTGTCTAGTCCAGCTACTGATACAGTCAGACTGCAGTTCTCAACGACACATggataaaaatcttatttttgctgCTCTATAAAAACCTGCTTTTTGCAGTTTGCTACAACTGCAGGTGTTAGTCCAAGTTAGAATGACAGCAGTGCCAAGGCGTAGATGCTTTTATACCTGAAACTTAACACTAGCATCGGGACTGTTTCCACAAAACGTATATTCAAGCCTTATTATTTTCTAGTACCATCTAATGTGGGGAGAGGCATTTACCATCAGTACCAAAATAGATCTTGAATTAGCTTTTCTAAATTTCATTATGCCCCTTCTCTGCTAGCAGCACAGCTGCAATGGTTGAGAAAGGATAGCAGGtactgcaattgctgttgcagtctttgcttagaaagaaaaaaagcacgtCTTTCCACAAAGACTGCGAGAGAGAACAAACATGCCAAATATAtaaacagttttcaaatatgtAGTTCATAGAAGTACAAATAGTTCATCCAGCAAGCCCCtatatgattctttttttttcttaaggaacaACAGAAATTCTGGCAGGATAGAAGGCAGAATTATCTATCCCTAAACAACTCACATCCCCGCTTACCTTTTTCCTCATTCATTCAATGTCAAATGATCACTAGCTTCACTGTTCCAGGAAATCGGATCCCTAATATCATCTTAGACATCCAGGCAAACGGCAGTCATTGTGATTCATCTTGGGAGGATTCACTGAATGAGGTGTGTTCCCTTTATTGCGCACATCCATAACAGGTTGGAGGGAGGTGTCCCCTCAATTGATACTTCAATGTTAATAGTTCATGCAGTCATTGAATGTATGTTTGAagtattaaaagaagaaaaaacctgctGGAATTAAGGTTGCTCTTGCAACCTTTTATACATACTGCAAGAGcaactgctgggttttttttaatatatataaaaatacaaaaccagcaggtttttttttaatatatatataaaactatatataaaactAGCAggtttatatataatttttttttatatatcgatatatatttttatgtgcatatatatacacaagaGCCAGTGACAGAGCCAGATTATTGAACCTCATTGTGCCTTAAGCCTCAAAAGAGTATTAAACTCCCACTGTAATGTGCTGAGAGCTCTGAATGAAAGGTTCTAATTTGTGCAAAACATTGTTCCAGCAGGAAGAGTCTTGCACTGTAGAGTATTAAGTGCTTAAAGTTGTCATACTGGCTATTTACTTCCATCTTCCTCATGAGTAGAACATATATGATGGGTTTGATCTTTACATTCTGAAATGCACGATCTGTACTATCAAAGGACACTACTACAATTAGGTTTCAACATTTTGCACTTCGTACAAGCGTGCATGCTAAAAGCAACATACTGCCGAGACCTGCCATATTGTTACTGATGT
Coding sequences within it:
- the PREPL gene encoding prolyl endopeptidase-like isoform X6, whose translation is MKVRTSCFGLRNLLQGLSFCVRYYFRHNHLQTTCLYSKIKPKKCHILDCSGSTCTHMTVPPGSILPWRFFSCKQEGTKIPSKRKQNTSITSSELSYKNLLKSEQENWKDISARYKAMTKRIKEKLEELHKYTFNSGSPRIRFGENVYFEENGCIFLSKADDVDGGNVDILFSTEDLGFSDAFIQRIRISPDQRYMAISLKSENSEEATCVIMKLGHFPVVEKVIPNVFSFEWATNDVLYYTSQKNLKCQNVFMTTFTNQKHTKLVYTEQDARFYVDIYCTKDRRFLTINSNSKTTSEVWLVDCRHPFKLPALVQARTKGIIYHIEHRNDELYILTTYGEPAEYKLMKAPVASSGMENWQLVYALEEKTKLVDLEMFSDHCIMFLKNAGHLYLSVISFVSHSVQSIKLPTWACEFELESHPEHTTGTCYFQLTSPVHPPKHFAYSFKENNLIEQAVQEVPIITNCHTTRLLAKSKDETLVPITVFHNMNSKELHRKPLLVHVYGAYGIDLNMSFKEEKLMLIEEGWILAYCHVRGGGELGLSWHRDGCQHNKLKGLHDLKACITLLHELGFSQPKYTALAAASAGGVLAGALCNTDPELIRAMVLQAPFVDVLNTMMKTHLPLTIEEQEEWGNPLADEKCMKYIKSYCPYQNIKTQCYPSVFITAYENDQRIPLTGILQYVQKLRKAALDHASRTSKKGTTEILAG
- the PREPL gene encoding prolyl endopeptidase-like isoform X8; the protein is MTKRIKEKLEELHKYTFNSGSPRIRFGENVYFEENGCIFLSKADDVDGGNVDILFSTEDLGFSDAFIQRIRISPDQRYMAISLKSENSEEATCVIMKLGHFPVVEKVIPNVFSFEWATNDVLYYTSQKNLKCQNVFMTTFTNQKHTKLVYTEQDARFYVDIYCTKDRRFLTINSNSKTTSEVWLVDCRHPFKLPALVQARTKGIIYHIEHRNDELYILTTYGEPAEYKLMKAPVASSGMENWQLVYALEEKTKLVDLEMFSDHCIMFLKNAGHLYLSVISFVSHSVQSIKLPTWACEFELESHPEHTTGTCYFQLTSPVHPPKHFAYSFKENNLIEQAVQEVPIITNCHTTRLLAKSKDETLVPITVFHNMNSKELHRKPLLVHVYGAYGIDLNMSFKEEKLMLIEEGWILAYCHVRGGGELGLSWHRDGCQHNKLKGLHDLKACITLLHELGFSQPKYTALAAASAGGVLAGALCNTDPELIRAMVLQAPFVDVLNTMMKTHLPLTIEEQEEWGNPLADEKCMKYIKSYCPYQNIKTQCYPSVFITAYENDQRIPLTGILQYVQKLRKAALDHASRTSKKGNRIPNIILDIQANGSHCDSSWEDSLNEVARHLAFLNKELEEVCHVQHMKSCK
- the PREPL gene encoding prolyl endopeptidase-like isoform X1, producing the protein MKVRTSCFGLRNLLQGLSFCVRYYFRHNHLQTTCLYSKIKPKKCHILDCSGSTCTHMTVPPGSILPWRFFSCKQEGTKIPSKRKQNTSITSSELSYKNLLKSEQENWKDISARYKAMTKRIKEKLEELHKYTFNSGSPRIRFGENVYFEENGCIFLSKADDVDGGNVDILFSTEDLGFSDAFIQRIRISPDQRYMAISLKSENSEEATCVIMKLGHFPVVEKVIPNVFSFEWATNDVLYYTSQKNLKCQNVFMTTFTNQKHTKLVYTEQDARFYVDIYCTKDRRFLTINSNSKTTSEVWLVDCRHPFKLPALVQARTKGIIYHIEHRNDELYILTTYGEPAEYKLMKAPVASSGMENWQLVYALEEKTKLVDLEMFSDHCIMFLKNAGHLYLSVISFVSHSVQSIKLPTWACEFELESHPEHTTGTCYFQLTSPVHPPKHFAYSFKENNLIEQAVQEVPIITNCHTTRLLAKSKDETLVPITVFHNMNSKELHRKPLLVHVYGAYGIDLNMSFKEEKLMLIEEGWILAYCHVRGGGELGLSWHRDGCQHNKLKGLHDLKACITLLHELGFSQPKYTALAAASAGGVLAGALCNTDPELIRAMVLQAPFVDVLNTMMKTHLPLTIEEQEEWGNPLADEKCMKYIKSYCPYQNIKTQCYPSVFITAYENDQRIPLTGILQYVQKLRKAALDHASRTSKKGNRIPNIILDIQANGSHCDSSWEDSLNEVARHLAFLNKELEEVCHVQHMKSCK
- the PREPL gene encoding prolyl endopeptidase-like isoform X2; this encodes MKVRTSCFGLRNLLQGLSFCVRYYFRHNHLQTTCLYSKIKPKKCHILDCSGSTCTHMTVPPGSILPWRFFSCKEGTKIPSKRKQNTSITSSELSYKNLLKSEQENWKDISARYKAMTKRIKEKLEELHKYTFNSGSPRIRFGENVYFEENGCIFLSKADDVDGGNVDILFSTEDLGFSDAFIQRIRISPDQRYMAISLKSENSEEATCVIMKLGHFPVVEKVIPNVFSFEWATNDVLYYTSQKNLKCQNVFMTTFTNQKHTKLVYTEQDARFYVDIYCTKDRRFLTINSNSKTTSEVWLVDCRHPFKLPALVQARTKGIIYHIEHRNDELYILTTYGEPAEYKLMKAPVASSGMENWQLVYALEEKTKLVDLEMFSDHCIMFLKNAGHLYLSVISFVSHSVQSIKLPTWACEFELESHPEHTTGTCYFQLTSPVHPPKHFAYSFKENNLIEQAVQEVPIITNCHTTRLLAKSKDETLVPITVFHNMNSKELHRKPLLVHVYGAYGIDLNMSFKEEKLMLIEEGWILAYCHVRGGGELGLSWHRDGCQHNKLKGLHDLKACITLLHELGFSQPKYTALAAASAGGVLAGALCNTDPELIRAMVLQAPFVDVLNTMMKTHLPLTIEEQEEWGNPLADEKCMKYIKSYCPYQNIKTQCYPSVFITAYENDQRIPLTGILQYVQKLRKAALDHASRTSKKGNRIPNIILDIQANGSHCDSSWEDSLNEVARHLAFLNKELEEVCHVQHMKSCK
- the PREPL gene encoding prolyl endopeptidase-like isoform X7 is translated as MTVPPGSILPWRFFSCKQEGTKIPSKRKQNTSITSSELSYKNLLKSEQENWKDISARYKAMTKRIKEKLEELHKYTFNSGSPRIRFGENVYFEENGCIFLSKADDVDGGNVDILFSTEDLGFSDAFIQRIRISPDQRYMAISLKSENSEEATCVIMKLGHFPVVEKVIPNVFSFEWATNDVLYYTSQKNLKCQNVFMTTFTNQKHTKLVYTEQDARFYVDIYCTKDRRFLTINSNSKTTSEVWLVDCRHPFKLPALVQARTKGIIYHIEHRNDELYILTTYGEPAEYKLMKAPVASSGMENWQLVYALEEKTKLVDLEMFSDHCIMFLKNAGHLYLSVISFVSHSVQSIKLPTWACEFELESHPEHTTGTCYFQLTSPVHPPKHFAYSFKENNLIEQAVQEVPIITNCHTTRLLAKSKDETLVPITVFHNMNSKELHRKPLLVHVYGAYGIDLNMSFKEEKLMLIEEGWILAYCHVRGGGELGLSWHRDGCQHNKLKGLHDLKACITLLHELGFSQPKYTALAAASAGGVLAGALCNTDPELIRAMVLQAPFVDVLNTMMKTHLPLTIEEQEEWGNPLADEKCMKYIKSYCPYQNIKTQCYPSVFITAYENDQRIPLTGILQYVQKLRKAALDHASRTSKKGNRIPNIILDIQANGSHCDSSWEDSLNEVARHLAFLNKELEEVCHVQHMKSCK
- the PREPL gene encoding prolyl endopeptidase-like isoform X4, with the protein product MKVRTSCFGLRNLLQGLSFCVRYYFRHNHLQTTCLYSKIKPKKCHILDCSGSTCTHMTVPPGSILPWRFFSCKEGTKIPSKRKQNTSITSSELSYKNLLKSEQENWKDISARYKAMTKRIKEKLEELHKYTFNSGSPRIRFGENVYFEENGCIFLSKADDDGGNVDILFSTEDLGFSDAFIQRIRISPDQRYMAISLKSENSEEATCVIMKLGHFPVVEKVIPNVFSFEWATNDVLYYTSQKNLKCQNVFMTTFTNQKHTKLVYTEQDARFYVDIYCTKDRRFLTINSNSKTTSEVWLVDCRHPFKLPALVQARTKGIIYHIEHRNDELYILTTYGEPAEYKLMKAPVASSGMENWQLVYALEEKTKLVDLEMFSDHCIMFLKNAGHLYLSVISFVSHSVQSIKLPTWACEFELESHPEHTTGTCYFQLTSPVHPPKHFAYSFKENNLIEQAVQEVPIITNCHTTRLLAKSKDETLVPITVFHNMNSKELHRKPLLVHVYGAYGIDLNMSFKEEKLMLIEEGWILAYCHVRGGGELGLSWHRDGCQHNKLKGLHDLKACITLLHELGFSQPKYTALAAASAGGVLAGALCNTDPELIRAMVLQAPFVDVLNTMMKTHLPLTIEEQEEWGNPLADEKCMKYIKSYCPYQNIKTQCYPSVFITAYENDQRIPLTGILQYVQKLRKAALDHASRTSKKGNRIPNIILDIQANGSHCDSSWEDSLNEVARHLAFLNKELEEVCHVQHMKSCK
- the PREPL gene encoding prolyl endopeptidase-like isoform X3, whose translation is MKVRTSCFGLRNLLQGLSFCVRYYFRHNHLQTTCLYSKIKPKKCHILDCSGSTCTHMTVPPGSILPWRFFSCKQEGTKIPSKRKQNTSITSSELSYKNLLKSEQENWKDISARYKAMTKRIKEKLEELHKYTFNSGSPRIRFGENVYFEENGCIFLSKADDDGGNVDILFSTEDLGFSDAFIQRIRISPDQRYMAISLKSENSEEATCVIMKLGHFPVVEKVIPNVFSFEWATNDVLYYTSQKNLKCQNVFMTTFTNQKHTKLVYTEQDARFYVDIYCTKDRRFLTINSNSKTTSEVWLVDCRHPFKLPALVQARTKGIIYHIEHRNDELYILTTYGEPAEYKLMKAPVASSGMENWQLVYALEEKTKLVDLEMFSDHCIMFLKNAGHLYLSVISFVSHSVQSIKLPTWACEFELESHPEHTTGTCYFQLTSPVHPPKHFAYSFKENNLIEQAVQEVPIITNCHTTRLLAKSKDETLVPITVFHNMNSKELHRKPLLVHVYGAYGIDLNMSFKEEKLMLIEEGWILAYCHVRGGGELGLSWHRDGCQHNKLKGLHDLKACITLLHELGFSQPKYTALAAASAGGVLAGALCNTDPELIRAMVLQAPFVDVLNTMMKTHLPLTIEEQEEWGNPLADEKCMKYIKSYCPYQNIKTQCYPSVFITAYENDQRIPLTGILQYVQKLRKAALDHASRTSKKGNRIPNIILDIQANGSHCDSSWEDSLNEVARHLAFLNKELEEVCHVQHMKSCK
- the PREPL gene encoding prolyl endopeptidase-like isoform X5, which translates into the protein MKVRTSCFGLRNLLQGLSFCVRYYFRHNHLQTTCLYSKIKPKKCHILDCSGSTCTHMTVPPGSILPWRFFSCKQEGTKIPSKRKQNTSITSSELSYKNLLKSEQENWKDISARYKAMTKRIKEKLEELHKYTFNSGSPRIRFGENVYFEENGCIFLSKADDVDGGNVDILFSTEDLGFSDAFIQRIRISPDQRYMAISLKSENSEEATCVIMKLGHFPVVEKVIPNVFSFEWATNDVLYYTSQKNLKCQNVFMTTFTNQKHTKLVYTEQDASNSKTTSEVWLVDCRHPFKLPALVQARTKGIIYHIEHRNDELYILTTYGEPAEYKLMKAPVASSGMENWQLVYALEEKTKLVDLEMFSDHCIMFLKNAGHLYLSVISFVSHSVQSIKLPTWACEFELESHPEHTTGTCYFQLTSPVHPPKHFAYSFKENNLIEQAVQEVPIITNCHTTRLLAKSKDETLVPITVFHNMNSKELHRKPLLVHVYGAYGIDLNMSFKEEKLMLIEEGWILAYCHVRGGGELGLSWHRDGCQHNKLKGLHDLKACITLLHELGFSQPKYTALAAASAGGVLAGALCNTDPELIRAMVLQAPFVDVLNTMMKTHLPLTIEEQEEWGNPLADEKCMKYIKSYCPYQNIKTQCYPSVFITAYENDQRIPLTGILQYVQKLRKAALDHASRTSKKGNRIPNIILDIQANGSHCDSSWEDSLNEVARHLAFLNKELEEVCHVQHMKSCK